In Ptychodera flava strain L36383 chromosome 17, AS_Pfla_20210202, whole genome shotgun sequence, one genomic interval encodes:
- the LOC139116234 gene encoding leucine-rich repeat-containing protein 58-like: protein MDGATNFQWNVHMSRLQLEEFPESIDGEEVRRLMLSHNFISIIPRSIEQFKNLIELDVSSNRLKYISDEITSLSRLKKFTAKNNLLDNESFPKELGKCQQLEVVNLSGNQLTEFPMELTKILTLRELYLGGNHIGNLPVELDNLQNLEILYLGGNQLVEIPATLGNLASLTSLGLSDNKLKQLPSELAKLKNLQSLSLHNNLLTTLPPQIIKLKYLGELSLRGNPLVMRFCRDLTYQPPSLLELAGRVIKTKGIAYREEDLPTSLIRYLSSACKCVNPKCKGVYFESRVENVKFVDFCGKYRLPLLQYLCSPNCAGPSPIFSSSSDSELSEDDEQVPVSRIKKVLLG from the exons ATGGATGGTGCGACCAATTTTCAATGGAACGTCCATATGTCACGTCTGCAACTTGAAGAATTCCCTGAGAGTATAGATGGCGAAGAAGTACGGAGGTTGATGCTTTCACACAACTTCATATCTATAATCCcaagaagcattgaacagtttAAAAATCTAATTGAACTAGACGTAAGTTCCAACCGACTTAAATACATCTCTGATGAAATCACAAGTTTGTCTCGTTTGAAGAAATTTACAGCCAAGAACAATCTGCTGGACAATGAGTCGTTCCCGAAAGAGTTAGGAAAATGTCAGCAGCTTGAAGTGGTAAATCTGAGTGGAAACCAACTCACCGAATTTCCCATGGAACTTACGAAGATATTGACACTCCGTGAACTTTACTTGGGAGGCAACCACATTGGTAATTTGCCTGTGGAGCTggacaatttacagaa TTTGGAAATTCTGTACCTGGGTGGAAATCAGTTGGTTGAGATTCCTGCAACACTTGGTAATCTGGCAAGTCTGACATCGCTGGGTCTTTCTGACAACAAGCTCAAGCAGCTACCATCAGaacttgcaaaattaaaaaacttACAATCATTGAGTTTGCACAACAACCTGTTGACAACATTGCCACCACAAATTATCAAGTTGAAATATCTCGGAGAACTGAGTTTACGTGGTAACCCACTGGTTATGCGGTTTTGTCGAGACCTCACATACCAACCACCATCACTTTTAGAACTGGCTGGAAGAGTTATTAAAACCAAAGGCATAGCATATAGAGAGGAAGACCTGCCAACAAGTCTTATACGCTACTTAAGTTCGGCATGTAAATGCGTCAACCCAAAATGTAAAG gTGTGTACTTTGAATCCAGGGTCGAGAATGTAAAGTTTGTAGATTTCTGTGGCAAGTATAGACTACCGTTGCTGCAATACTTGTGTTCTCCAAACTGTGCGGGTCCAAGTCCAATATTCAGCAGTAGCAGTGATTCTGAACTCTCTGAAGATGATGAACAAGTGCCTGTCTCACGTATCAAAAAAGTTTTACTGGGTTAG